In the Streptomyces fradiae ATCC 10745 = DSM 40063 genome, GCCGCCGTGGACGCGGCCGGCGTGCCGGGGCCGGTCTCCTCGCCGGTCACCGCCACGACCACCGGTCACACGCCCGCATGCCACACCGCGAGCAACTACGCGCACACCGTCGCCGGCCGTGCCCACCAGAGCGGCGGCCACACCTACGCCGCCGGCTCCGGCCAGGCGATGGGGCTGTGGAACACCTTCACCACGCGCACCCTGAAGGAGACCTCCCCCGGCTACCACGTCGTCGCCGACGCGGGCTGCCCGGCCTGACCCCGGCGCCGGCCGACGGGCCGCCGGGGTCGCCGCGCCCCGCCGGGCACACCGCCGCCCCGGCCGGCTCCCGACGCCCGCGGCGCCCGGCGCCCGCAGAGCCCCGAACCGGGGCGCCCCGGTTCGCGGGGCCCCGGTTCGGGGCGCCCGGGTTCGCGGCGCCGCCACCCCGCCCGGCGCGCCGGCCCTCCGCCCCCGCCACCTCCCACCGCGGAAGCGACCGTGCGGAGCCCGCGGACGTGACGCTCACCACGTCGGGATACCCCCCGGGGCATAAAGCGGATCCTGTTACGGTTGGGTCCAGGCATACCCCCCTGGGTATTTCTGAACGGCAAGTGAGCAGGAGTTCCCCGCATGGTTCCCGAGATCGACCAGCAGCGGTTCGCCGAGGCGCACGCGGCGGGCGGCCTCGTCGTCGACGTCCGCAACAGCGGCGAGTACCGCGCCGGCCACGTCCCCGGCGCCCGATCCGCACCCCTCCCCGACCTCCCCCTGGCCCTCGCCGGGCTGCCGAGGAACCGGCCGGTCTACGTGATCTGCCAGAGCGGCGGCCGCAGCGCGCAGGCGACCTCACTCCTCCGCCAGTTGGGTTACGACGCCCACAGCGTGAACGGAGGCACCGCCGCCTGG is a window encoding:
- a CDS encoding rhodanese-like domain-containing protein — encoded protein: MVPEIDQQRFAEAHAAGGLVVDVRNSGEYRAGHVPGARSAPLPDLPLALAGLPRNRPVYVICQSGGRSAQATSLLRQLGYDAHSVNGGTAAWIEAGRPAVTGAAPGAPTATPEEAR